A window of the Juglans microcarpa x Juglans regia isolate MS1-56 chromosome 5D, Jm3101_v1.0, whole genome shotgun sequence genome harbors these coding sequences:
- the LOC121266244 gene encoding pentatricopeptide repeat-containing protein At1g62914, mitochondrial, with amino-acid sequence MLYNFNSYTRIRKPFAKPQNFIDFLEFHACDCGTKEQFIGQKVTSRSRNSLFINRYFIGFRAYYSSLSSRSSVISSHSSTRSRGQRGGKCDIDDSDVGRRRFRQFGSGASWNQQDCNFNDFDEGEELEDDEDEEEEGEDGNDEDDFMVLNSFNRNREQREVVRRDEADEDELRHPLVREICRLIQLRSAWNPKLEGELRHLLRGLKPRQVCAVLRSQADERVALNFFYWADRQWRYRHDPIVYYTMLEVLSKTKLCQGARRVLRLMARRSIERLPEAFGYLMVSYSRAGNLRNAMRVLTLMQKAGVEPNLSICNTAIYVLVKGNKLEKALRFLARMQLVEITPNVVTYNCLIKGYCDVHRIDDAIELIAEMPLKGCYPDKVSYYTVMSFLSKEKRIKEVRKLMDKMVKDSKLIPDQVTYNTLIHMFSKHGHGNEALEFLREAEERGFCVDKVGYSAIVDSFCKAGRTDIAKELVNEMFKKGCTPDVVTYTAVLNGYCLLGKVDQAKKMLRQMYKNGCKPNTVSYTALLHGLCRHGKSSEAKEMMNMSEEEWWTPSFITYSVVMHGFRREGKLSEACDLAREMIRKGFLPTPVDINLLIQPLCREGKMLEAKKFMEECLNKGCAVNVVNFTTLIHGFCQKNDLDAALSLLDDMYLSNKHPDAVTFTTLIDALGKKGRMEEATELTMKMLKKGLDPTPVTYRAVIHRYCQMGRVEDLLKLLEKMLLRHSFRTVYNQVIEKLCSFGNLEEADKLLGKVLRTASKIDAKTCHILMEAYLNKGISLSAYKVAFRMFSRNLIPDLKLCEKVTKRLMLEGKTEEADKLMMRFVERGHIVSECREHLGS; translated from the coding sequence TACACCAGAATTCGAAAACCTTTCGCCAAACCTCAAAACTTCATCGATTTCTTAGAGTTTCATGCATGTGATTGTGGCACTAAGGAACAATTCATTGGGCAGAAGGTTACCTCTAGATCCAGAAACTCTCTCTTTATAAACCGCTATTTCATTGGATTTAGGGCATAttattcttctctttcttcaagAAGTTCTGTCATTAGTTCTCATTCAAGCACTAGAAGTAGAGGGCAACGAGGGGGAAAATGTGACATTGATGATAGTGATGTTGGGCGTCGCAGATTTAGGCAATTTGGTTCCGGGGCTTCTTGGAATCAGCAAGACTGTAACTTTAATGATTTTGATGAGGGTGAAGAGCTTGAGGACGATgaggacgaagaagaagaaggagaggatggtaatgatgaagatgattttATGGTCTTGAATTCGTTTAATAGGAACCGTGAACAAAGAGAAGTCGTAAGAAGAGATGAGGCGGACGAGGATGAACTTAGACACCCTTTGGTGAGAGAGATTTGTAGGTTAATTCAACTTAGGTCGGCTTGGAACCCAAAGCTTGAGGGGGAATTGAGGCACTTACTTAGAGGCCTTAAGCCTAGGCAAGTTTGTGCTGTTTTGCGCTCCCAGGCGGATGAACGGGTTGCTTTGAATTTCTTCTATTGGGCTGATCGGCAGTGGCGGTACAGACATGACCCGATTGTGTACTATACGATGCTTGAGGTCCTTAGTAAGACAAAATTGTGTCAGGGTGCTAGACGTGTTCTTCGGCTCATGGCACGTAGGAGTATTGAACGCCTGCCTGAAGCTTTTGGTTATTTGATGGTGTCGTATAGTCGGGCAGGTAACTTGAGGAACGCAATGCGGGTGTTAACATTGATGCAAAAAGCAGGAGTTGAACCTAATTTATCAATATGTAACACTGCAATCTATGTTTTGGTGAAGGGGAATAAACTGGAAAAGGCATTGAGGTTCTTGGCTAGGATGCAACTTGTTGAAATTACACCTAATGTTGTCACTTATAACTGCTTGATCAAGGGGTATTGTGATGTGCATCGCATTGATGATGCCATTGAGCTGATCGCTGAAATGCCACTAAAGGGATGCTACCCAGATAAAGTTAGCTACTACACAGTGATGAGTTTTCTTAGTAAGGAGAAAAGGATAAAAGAAGTGAGGAAATTAATGGATAAGATGGTAAAGGACAGTAAATTGATTCCAGACCAGGTTACCTACAATACCCTTATTCATATGTTCTCCAAGCATGGTCATGGGAATGAGGCTTTGGAATTCTTAAGGGAAGCAGAAGAGAGGGGCTTTTGTGTTGATAAAGTAGGGTATAGCGCAATAGTTGACTCATTCTGTAAGGCTGGGAGGACTgacattgcaaaagaattaGTAAATGAAATGTTCAAGAAGGGTTGCACTCCTGATGTTGTGACTTACACTGCTGTTCTTAACGGGTATTGTCTCTTAGGAAAGGTGGATCAAGCTAAAAAGATGCTTCGGCAGATGTACAAAAATGGTTGCAAACCGAACACTGTATCATATACAGCCTTGTTACATGGGCTTTGTCGGCATGGAAAGTCATCAGAAGCTAAGGAGATGATGAACATGAGTGAGGAAGAGTGGTGGACCCCAAGTTTCATCACTTACAGTGTTGTGATGCACGGGTTCCGTAGGGAAGGGAAATTGTCTGAGGCCTGTGATTTGGCAAGGGAGATGATTAGAAAGGGGTTTCTTCCAACCCCAGTTGATATTAACTTGCTAATTCAGCCTCTCTGCCGAGAGGGAAAAATGCTCGAGGCTAAAAAGTTCATGGAGGAGTGTCTGAACAAGGGATGTGCTGTTAATGTGGTAAACTTTACCACTTTAATTCATGGGTTTTGTCAGAAGAATGATTTGGATGCTGCTCTTTCATTGCTTGATGATATGTATCTGAGCAACAAACATCCTGATGCAGTCACGTTTACTACATTAATTGATGCATTGGGAAAGAAAGGTAGAATGGAAGAAGCAACCGAACTCACAATGAAGATGTTGAAGAAGGGTTTGGATCCTACTCCTGTTACATACAGGGCAGTTATCCATCGCTATTGTCAGATGGGTAGAGTGGAAGATTTGTTGAAATTATTAGAGAAAATGCTTTTAAGACACTCATTTAGAACAGTATATAATCAAGTTATTGAAAAGCTTTGTAGTTTTGGAAATCTTGAGGAGGCTGATAAACTCTTGGGTAAGGTATTGAGAACAGCTTCAAAAATTGATGCTAAAACATGTCACATACTTATGGAGGCGTATTTGAACAAAGGAATTTCTTTGTCGGCATATAAAGTGGCCTTTCGTATGTTCAGCCGGAATCTGATTCCTGACTTGAAGCTGTGTGAAAAGGTGACAAAAAGACTGATGTTAGAAGGAAAAACAGAGGAGGCAGATAAGCTTATGATGCGTTTTGTTGAGCGTGGGCACATTGTATCCGAGTGTCGAGAGCATCTGGGAAGCTAG